A single genomic interval of Phaeodactylum tricornutum CCAP 1055/1 chromosome 5, whole genome shotgun sequence harbors:
- a CDS encoding predicted protein: MSDTVNGENSGGRTIQLDSMSLEELNRLKQQEEERLQALTSRYAALRQAAARIGMSQRAVSDLKKASESNHVMVPLTESVYVPGLVKEPNKLLVELGTGFYVEKGSKDALLFLDRKMKLVDANSDNVTKAVQATNQNLEAVKMTMQGKL, from the coding sequence ATGAGTGACACTGTAAATGGTGAAAACTCTGGGGGCCGAACCATTCAATTAGATTCGATGAGTTTGGAAGAACTGAACCGTCTAAAGCAACAAGAGGAAGAACGGCTTCAGGCTCTAACTTCTCGTTACGCAGCGCTTCGTCAAGCAGCCGCTCGAATAGGCATGTCACAGCGGGCAGTATCGGATTTAAAGAAAGCGTCGGAGTCCAATCATGTGATGGTTCCTTTGACAGAATCGGTGTATGTACCAGGGCTGGTCAAAGAACCCAACAAACTACTGGTTGAACTAGGCACTGGCTTTTACGTAGAAAAAGGCTCGAAAGATGCCTTGCTATTTCTCGATCGGAAGATGAAACTGGTTGATGCAAACTCGGATAATGTAACAAAAGCTGTCCAGGCCACGAATCAGAATCTTGAAGCTGTCAAAATGACCATGCAAGGCAAGCTT
- the CK2_2 gene encoding predicted protein (casein kinase II catalytic subunit(isoform F)): DEEEEEESSEASGSDEDGSWITWFCSLRGNEFFCEVDEDYIQDDFNLTGLALVVPYYEYALDMVLDVEMPMEDSLTEAQQEIVESAAEMLYGLIHARYIVTNRGMHGMYEKYRTAAFGRCPHVFCQGQPVLPVGLSDLPRNYTVNVFCPRCHGLFFPKSTRQANIDGAYFGTTFPHLYLMTHPDMIPTKPTQEYCPRVYGFRVH, from the exons gatgaggaagaggaagaagaatcaTCAGAAGCATCTGGCTCGGATGAAGACGGATCGTGGATTACTTGGTTTTGCAGCCTCCGGGGCAATGAATTCTTCTgcgaagtcgacgaagactACATTCAG GATGACTTCAATCTAACCGGACTCGCATTAGTTGTACCGTATTACGAGTACGCCTTGGATATGGTCTTGGATGTAGAGATGCCAATGGAAGATTCTTTGACAGAGGCGCAGCAAGAAATTGTTGAATCAGCGGCAGAAATGCTATACGGCCTGATCCATGCTCG CTACATTGTCACCAACAGGGGCATGCACGGCATGTACGAGAAGTACCGAACTGCTGCGTTTGGGCGTTGTCCACACGTCTTTTGCCAGGGACAGCCTGTCCTACCAGTGGGGCTTTCCGACCTGCCTCGAAACTACACCGTCAACGTTTTCTGCCCACGATGCCACGGGCTTTTTTTCCCGAAATCTACCAGGCAAGCTAACATTGATGGTGCCTATTTTGGAACTACTTTTCCTCATCTTTATCTGATGACACATCCG GACATGATACCGACCAAACCCACACAAGAATATTGTCCAAGGGTGTACGGTTTTCGAGTCCAC
- a CDS encoding predicted protein — MELNQVEQAQDIDYKKASSAPQREVDLGLYRNIGIMAHIDAGKTTTTERILFYTGKSYKIGEVHEGGATMDWMEQEQERGITITSAATTCSWNDHRINIIDTPGHVDFTLEVERSLRVLDGAVAVFDGVAGVEPQTETVWRQADKYKVPRMCFLNKMDRTGANFYFCVDTIIDLLGATPAILQLPIGTESDFLGVVDLVTMEAVVWRGEDLGASYDRIPLAECNDIPLVDDALKAKAEEYHEKLVELAVEQDEEVLMEYLEGNMPDIPTLKKLIRKGTLALAFVPVVTGTAFKNKGVQPLLDAVVDYMPSPLEVEAIRGIDEADQPVVRYSSDVEPLSALAFKVANDPFVGTLTFTRIYSGVMETGTSVYNSVKGKNERIGRMLQMHANERTEIKSAVAGDIVALVGLKDTTTGETLCKKEKAVILEKMEFPEPVIKVAVEPKTKADQQKMSEALIRLAAEDPSFRFSRDEETGQTIIEGMGELHLEIIVDRMKREFNVEANVGAPQVSYREAITTKAEIDYTHKKQSGGSGQYARVKLIFEPKEFSEEEGSMDFEFVSDIKGGNIPKEYVPGVQKGIESVLGQGVIAGYPVLGMKATLTDGAYHDVDSSVMAFEIAGRAATREGLRKAKARLMEPLMKVDITTPEDYMGDILGDINARRGLVGELGERGNIKTISALVPLANMFQYVSTLRSMSKGRANYSMKLANYEFVPPNVEEELKKGFTVKEDE, encoded by the exons ATGGAGTTGAACCAGGTAGAGCAGGCTCAAGACATCGATTACAAGAAGGCGTCTTCGGCCCCACAACGCGAGGTTGATCTTGGCTTGTACCGTAATATTGGTATCATGGCGCACATTGATGCCGGTAAGACTACCACAACGGAACGTATTTTGTTTTACACCGGAAAATCTTATAAGATCGGTGAAGTGCATGAAGGCGGAGCCACTATGGACTGGATGGAGCAGGAACAAGAACGTGGCATTACTATTACCTCCGCAGCCACCACTTGCTCTTGGAATGACCACCGCATCAACATTATCG ATACGCCTGGTCATGTTGACTTCACTTTGGAGGTCGAGCGTTCGCTGCGTGTGCTTGACGGAGCTGTTGCGGTGTTCGACGGTGTGGCTGGTGTTGAGCCCCAAACAGAAACTGTGTGGCGACAGGCGGACAAATATAAGGTCCCGCGTATGTGCTTTCTGAACAAGATGGATCGTACTGGTGCCAATTTTTACTTTTGCGTGGATACCATTATCGACCTTCTGGGAGCTACCCCTGCTATCTTGCAGCTTCCCATCGGAACCGAGTCGGACTTTCTAGGTGTTGTCGATCTTGTCACCATGGAAGCCGTGGTCTGGCGTGGGGAGGATCTTGGCGCCAGTTACGATCGTATCCCGCTTGCAGAATGCAACGACATTCCCTTGGTCGACGACGCcttgaaagcaaaggccgAAGAATACCACGAGAAGCTAGTAGAACTTGCGGTCGAGCAGGACGAAGAAGTTCTCATGGAATACTTGGAAGGAAACATGCCAGACATCCCTACCCTGAAGAAACTGATTCGTAAGGGAACTCTTGCTCTTGCATTTGTCCCTGTCGTAACTGGAACAGctttcaaaaacaaaggtgttcagcctttgttggatgCTGTAGTTGATTACATGCCTTCCCCTTTGGAGGTTGAGGCTATACGAGGAATCGATGAGGCTGACCAGCCTGTTGTTCGTTACTCTTCTGATGTCGAACCCCTTTCCGCGCTCGCTTTCAAGGTTGCCAATGATCCTTTTGTCGGAACCTTGACCTTCACTCGTATTTACTCGGGTGTAATGGAGACGGGCACGTCCGTTTACAACTCCGTCAAGGGAAAGAACGAACGCATTGGGCGTATGCTTCAGATGCACGCCAATGAGCGCACAGAAATCAAGTCTGCTGTTGCGGGCGACATTGTTGCGCTAGTCGGTCTCAAGGATACTACCACCGGAGAAACTCTCTGCAAGAAGGAGAAAGCGGTTATCCTCGAAAAGATGGAATTTCCGGAACCCGTCATCAAGGTTGCGGTCGAGCCCAAGACCAAGGCCGAccaacaaaagatgtccgAAGCTCTTATCCGCCTTGCTGCCGAAGATCCGTCTTTCCGTTTCTCTCGTGACGAAGAAACGGGCCAGACTATCATTGAAGGTATGGGAGAACTTCATCTCGAAATCATTGTCGACCGTATGAAGCGCGAATTTAACGTGGAGGCAAACGTTGGTGCTCCCCAGGTCTCCTACCGTGAAGCCATCACCACGAAGGCCGAAATCGACTACACACACAAGAAGCAGTCCGGAGGCTCAGGTCAGTATGCTCGTGTCAAACTTATCTTTGAACCGAAGGAATTCAGTGAAGAAGAGGGATCCATGGACTTTGAGTTCGTTTCCGATATTAAAGGGGGAAACATTCCCAAGGAATATGTTCCCGGTGTGCAAAAGGGTATTGAGTCCGTGCTCGGACAGGGTGTGATCGCGGGGTACCCAGTTTTGGGAATGAAAGCAACCTTGACGGATGGTGCTTACCATGATGTAGATTCTTCTGTCATGGCTTTCGAAATTGCTGGGCGTGCGGCTACGCGAGAAGGTCTGCGAAAGGCCAAGGCGCGTCTCATGGAACCTTTGATGAAGGTTGATATCACCACCCCGGAAGATTACATGGGAGACATTCTTGGAGACATTAACGCTCGACGTGGACTGGTGGGAGAGCTCGGAGAGCGAGGAAACATCAAGACTATCTCCGCGCTCGTTCCTCTAGCTAATATGTTCCAGTACGTTTCTACCCTTCGTTCTATGAGTAAGGGACGAGCAAATTACTCTATGAAACTGGCTAACTACGAATTTGTCCCCCCAAACGTTGAGGAGGAGTTGAAGAAGGGCTTTACTGTCAAGGAGGACGAGTAA
- a CDS encoding predicted protein, translating to MSSLAMELLVQFSSGDFAFSGELQAFWMAVQGAMMVRLGPNKDRSLNWFHAFSLSVIGGFGGGWLGFIWMGRPSSMLSNDLNMASCIVAFILVNYTPMDIGFKCCNNIMGKIATVVFAQLFRSLGVAKFVMVCFETFKDSPSAYYPIPVFGPILYATLLGNMGGFVLKGFNGHFANGMPWPVQNGLFCATFYHFYVNDQTGPIGIFLRKSLRMAHFLGFKDNQTFALVVVTMFMQVMGILQMPTFLGPSFTPFGSAILSPFRDSSTWKTGEKDTAYSTAQAEKKKRRRGKGTVKTTSARIHNSKDKQS from the exons ATGTCCTCGTTGGCAATGGAGCTTCTTGTTCAATTCTCTTCGGGAGACTTCGCCTTCTCGGGAGAGCTTCAAGCTTTCTGGATGGCTGTTCAAGGTGCCATGATGGTCCGCCTAGGGCCAAATAAAGATCGCTCCCTTAACTGGTTCcatgccttttccttgtcggtaATCGGAGGCTTTGGTGGGGGGTGGCTTGGCTTTATCTGGATGGGAAGGCCATCGTCCATGCTGTCGAACGATTTGAACATGGCGTCCTGCATTGTAGCGTTCATTTTGGTCAACTACACGCCGATGGATATAGGCTTCAAATGCTGTAACAACATTATGGGGAAGATTGCTACGGTGGTTTTCGCTCAATTGTTTCGGTCTTTAGGAGTGGCCAAATTTGTCATGGTTTGTTTCGAAACTTTCAAAGACAGTCCATCGGCATATTATCCGATTCCAGTATTTGGGCCTATTTTGTACGCTACGTTACTCGGAAATATGGGTGGTTTTGTGCTGAAG GGCTTCAACGGACACTTCGCCAACGGAATGCCTTGGCCGGTCCAAAATG GCCTTTTTTGTGCAACATTTTATCATTTTTACGTAAACGACCAGACCGGACCAATCGGCATCTTTCTGCGCAAGTCATTGAGAATGGCTCACTTTCTCGGCTTTAAGGACAACCAGACGTTTGCTCTAGTTGTAGTGACAATGTTCATGCAAGTTATGGGAATCTTACAAATGCCAACCTTTCTCGGTCCTTCATTTACACCTTTTGGTTCCGCCATTCTCAGCCCGTTCCGTGACTCCTCCACCTGGAAAACCGGAGAAAAAGATACGGCATACAGCACCGCGCAGgccgaaaagaagaagagacgGCGTGGTAAAGGAACTGTCAAGACAACAAGTGCAAGGATTCATAACAGTAAAGACAAACAATCTTAG
- a CDS encoding predicted protein, protein MFQIEGHIVEFCQDQNGSRFIQQRLELGDTSEQQIVMSEVLPAIRRLRNDVFGNYVIQKLLDFGSADMKSEIRNTLESEMLQLSLQMYGCRVVQKALEALPEEELPRLLMEFHHNVLSCIHDQNENHVIQKCVEFLTEQIEFIINDVLVNTKTLSCHPYGCRVLQRILEHCEKTKKTAVLDEICKAHRKLLDDQYGNYVIQHVLQFGRQSDRDSILHIVVENGLLGLSRQKFASNVVEKLLKYGNGSQRRAIVREMLKVILLMVRDAYANYVVQTTLDVVPESDEKRLLLKELSAHSEELRNYTFAKHIVTKLTTMMTE, encoded by the exons ATGTTTCAAATTGAAGGTCACATAGTTGAATTTTGCCAAGACCAAAATGGATCTCGATTCATTCAGCAGCGACTTGAACTGGGAGATACTTCAGAGCAGCAGATTGTCATGTCGGAAGTGCTTCCAGCAATTCGTCGTTTGCGAAACGACGTTTTTGGTAACTATGTCATCCAAAAGCTTTTAGATTTTGGTTCGGCTGACATGAAGTCTGAAATTCGGAATACTTTGGAGAGCGAAATGCTGCAGCTGTCACTTCAGATGTATGGATGCCGTGTTGTTCAAAAAGCGTTGGAGGCTTTGCCGGAAGAAGAGCTCCCTCGACTGCTAATGGAATTTCACCATAATGTCCTCAGCTGCATCCATGATCAAAATGAAAACCATGTCATCCAGAAGTGTGTTGAA TTCTTGACCGAGCAAATCGAATTCATTATCAACGATGTACTGGTGAACACCAAAACATTGTCTTGTCATCCTTACGGCTGTCGAGTACTTCAACGGATTCTTGAACACTGTgagaagacgaagaaaacagCCGTCCTGGACGAGATTTGCAAGGCCCATAGGAAGCTTCTCGATGACCAGTACGGCAACTACGTCATCCAACATGTCCTTCAATTTGGCCGTCAGTCTGACAGAGATTCGATTCTCCACATCGTCGTAGAAAATGGGCTTCTCGGTCTCTCAAGACAGAAATTCGCAAGCAATGTTGTTGAAAAGCTTCTTAAATACGGTAATGGGTCTCAACGCAGAGCTATAGTACGAGAAATGCTCAAGGTGA TTCTCTTGATGGTTCGTGATGCCTACGCAAATTATGTGGTTCAAACAACACTAGACGTGGTTCCGGAATCTGACGAGAAGCGATTGCTCCTCAAGGAATTGAGTGCACACTCCGAGGAATTA CGCAACTATACGTTTGCAAAGCATATTGTGACGAAACTTACTACAATGATGACGGAATGA
- a CDS encoding predicted protein translates to MQSEFFSCSQSSEQFLPTLDVLSELSADHVERYSRQMITADGFGVGGQKKLLSSAVLVIGAGGIGSTAIPYLAAAGVGRIGIVDFDTVDISNLHRQVIHKTADIGMNKAVSACHAVRSLNPMCEVYSYETDLNHGNALPLVQNFDCVVDCSDNPKTRYLVNDACVLAEKPLISASAIGTEGQVTVYNFQGAPCYRCLYPTPNAAGGCRTCVDAGVLGPVPGLVGILQATETLKVLTGSGTTMKGHLLMYNAMDCSFLKIVKPPKQTKCRVCGPDATILSMEASNASLLHAQGPMQTIDRPSLPSESNISCIEYSRVREDKVPHILVDVRTKLQFEMCALEEAVHIPLSSLSQQLDQIEKLSGGTKPVYCICRRGVDSVEATRILDAAKLSHPNIHSAKNVAGGLVSWRKEVDTSFPKY, encoded by the coding sequence ATGCAATCAGAATTCTTCTCATGCTCACAGTCATCCGAGCAATTTCTTCCCACTTTGGATGTTCTTTCCGAGCTTTCAGCAGATCACGTGGAGCGTTACTCTCGCCAAATGATTACCGCGGACGGCTTTGGCGTAGGAGGGCAAAAGAAGCTTTTGTCTTCGGCAGTTTTGGTGATTGGCGCTGGCGGGATCGGTTCCACCGCGATTCCATACCTTGCCGCCGCTGGAGTTGGTCGCATAGGTATTGTAGATTTTGATACTGTTGATATTTCGAATCTGCATCGCCAAGTAATTCACAAAACAGCTGACATTGGCATGAATAAAGCTGTGTCTGCATGTCACGCCGTTCGATCTCTGAATCCGATGTGCGAAGTCTACTCATACGAGACAGACTTGAACCATGGCAATGCGTTGCCTTTAGTTCAAAATTTCGACTGTGTGGTTGACTGTAGTGACAATCCTAAGACGCGGTACTTGGTCAATGACGCATGCGTACTTGCCGAGAAGCCGCTTATTTCAGCCAGTGCCATAGGTACTGAAGGACAGGTTACAGTTTATAATTTCCAAGGTGCGCCCTGCTATCGGTGTTTGTATCCTACACCGAACGCTGCAGGAGGATGCCGCACCTGCGTGGATGCAGGGGTACTAGGACCTGTTCCGGGGCTAGTTGGAATTTTGCAAGCAACCGAGACCCTCAAAGTTTTGACAGGGAGCGGCACAACAATGAAAGGCCACCTTCTTATGTACAACGCAATGGATTGCTCGTTTCTCAAGATTGTGAAGCCGCCAAAGCAGACAAAGTGTCGTGTATGCGGTCCTGATGCAACCATTCTATCGATGGAAGCCAGTAACGCTAGTTTGTTGCATGCTCAAGGACCGATGCAAACAATTGATCGCCCTTCACTGCCTAGTGAGTCAAATATCTCCTGCATTGAGTACAGCCGAGTCCGAGAAGACAAGGTTCCACACATTCTTGTTGACGTAAGAACCAAGCTGCAATTTGAGATGTGTGCTTTAGAGGAAGCGGTGCATATTCCGCTGTCCTCTCTATCCCAACAACTGGATCAAATAGAAAAGCTATCTGGCGGCACAAAACCTGTCTATTGTATTTGTCGGCGTGGAGTTGATTCAGTTGAAGCAACTCGGATACTTGACGCTGCAAAATTATCACACCCAAACATTCATTCGGCCAAGAACGTGGCCGGTGGGCTGGTAAGCTGGAGGAAAGAAGTAGACACTTCCTTTCCCAAGTACTAA
- a CDS encoding predicted protein: protein MALSKKSLSAPCCVQKLFLPPTKLPHCIRHRQWKLRASQSPYSASSEVSSDALEQALGEEEEVLLSEEDFSSLPIGIPKGFFVVKQYTFSAEKDFDWSQLGIDPKDAERLDLSPRNVSLPIALMMADPIDFPSFSRARKACRKGNVLIHRGALKMDEKTPESTIFDPLMCVRGRVGDRLYPGDTVGKQVRIGSGYFPVLNYKKPPFELPVIIEDDHWALVNKPAGIVVYNQRNGGHGIMTVRAALPFVLAPPKVGTISVLRRPASVHRLDKPTSGILCIAKTKPAMLCLSRQFHDRIVKKTYFAVINGIPTYSNESKISSKTAYELGVDVDPNDLDDWQLIDSPLDEKKAVTVWRVVRSIKSLHANDGYLTLVELKPKTGRYHQLRRHMAWVCQRPLVGDDEYDGGTESAMRFRDRGLFLCSTR, encoded by the exons ATGGCGCTCAGCAAGAAATCATTGTCGGCTCCCTGCTGCGTCCAAAAACTCTTTCTTCCTCCCAC AAAGCTTCCACATTGTATACGACACCGTCAGTGGAAATTGCGCGCTTCGCAGAGTCCATATTCAGCTTCCTCGGAAGTATCGTCAGACGCCTTAGAACAAGCCCTCGGTGAGGAAGAGGAAGTACTTTTGTCAGAAGAAGATTTTTCAAGTTTGCCGATAGGAATTCCGAAGGGTTTCTTTGTAGTAAAGCAATACACGTTCTCTGCCGAGAAGGACTTCGATTGGAGCCAACTAGGGATAGATCCGAAAGATGCGGAAAGGCTTGATCTCTCGCCACGAAACGTGTCCTTACCAATAGCACTTATGATGGCCGATCCTATTGactttccttctttttctcgtGCACGTAAAGCTTGTCGTAAAGGTAATGTTTTGATTCATCGAGGAGCTCTAAAGATGGACGAAAAGACTCCAGAGTCAACAATATTTGATCCATTAATGTGTGTCCGAGGCCGCGTGGGTGATCGGTTGTACCCAGGGGACACCGTCGGAAAGCAAGTTCGAATCGGCAGCGGGTATTTTCCTGTTTTGAACTATAAAAAGCCACCCTTTGAGCTTCCAGTCATAATCGAAGATGACCATTGGGCATTAGTGAACAAGCCCGCCGGCATCGTTGTTTACAATCAAAGAAATGGAGGACACGGTATTATGACCGTAAGGGCTGCGCTTCCCTTTGTTCTCGCACCGCCGAAAGTAGGTACCATTTCAGTGTTACGGCGACCCGCATCGGTTCATCGACTAGACAAACCTACGAGTGGTATACTTTGCATTGCCAAAACGAAACCCGCCATGCTGTGTCTTTCGCGGCAGTTTCATGACCGTATAGTGAAGAAAACGTATTTTGCGGTCATAAACGGTATTCCAACCTATTCGAACGAATCGAAGATTTCTTCGAAGACCGCGTACGAACTCGGAGTGGATGTGGACCCCAATGATCTTGATGATTGGCAGCTAATCGACTCCCCTctcgacgaaaagaaggcgGTTACTGTATGGAGGGTGGTCCGATCAATCAAGTCGCTACATGCCAACGACGGATATCTTACACTGGTCGAGTTGAAACCTAAAACAGGGCGCTATCATCAGCTGCGACGGCACATGGCGTGGGTTTGTCAGCGGCCTCTGGTAGGTGACGATGAATACGACGGAGGGACCGAGTCTGCCATGAGGTTTCGCGATCGTGGTCTCTTCCTGTGTTCGACCCGT